One Streptomyces sp. SAI-135 DNA segment encodes these proteins:
- a CDS encoding phosphopantetheine-binding protein gives MSETTDQSAAGTMTATEATLAEMWRDLLDRPDIGREDDFFESGGTSLTAIKLLQRVEKRFGSDILSPDMVYADATLRSLARAIDEAKGRD, from the coding sequence ATGAGCGAAACGACCGATCAGTCGGCCGCGGGCACCATGACAGCGACGGAGGCCACACTCGCGGAGATGTGGCGCGACCTACTCGATCGGCCGGACATCGGCCGCGAGGACGACTTCTTCGAGTCCGGAGGCACCTCCCTCACTGCCATCAAGCTGCTGCAACGCGTGGAGAAGAGGTTCGGATCCGACATCCTCTCGCCGGACATGGTGTACGCCGACGCCACGCTCCGCAGCCTGGCCCGGGCCATCGACGAAGCAAAGGGGCGCGACTGA
- a CDS encoding amino acid adenylation domain-containing protein, which yields MRTEGIDTEVVICSEAALLIHQEINRTAVPYPRDSNVVERFEFWADLRPDASAVRQGERTLSYRRLNHLANGLALDLATQGVREGTTVAVCVARSPEMLVALLGVLKCGGTYVPVDIQWPDERLHAVLDDANCELLLSDQAPLLEKRTQDAGCRVVQIGEETLRPLGTNPVCPAGPESIACINFTSGSTGRAKGVPIFHRGIVRLVHSASYGPLDEHSRVLQVTPVTFDIATWEIWGALLNGGTSVMYPAEPIQLSHLDRVIKEGGVNILLLTTALFNSVVDEAPEALDTVATITSGGEAHSHRHMTKALERYGPGRVVNLYGPTECTCIGTWFPVDQPPREGVPLPIGRPIQNTRLYVLADDAGRLCEPGEVGEICLAGDGLAAGYLGRPDLTRAAFVHRRIDGTRERLYRTGDLGSLLPHGDVVFEGRLDDQVKINSFRIELGEITHHLNSHPLVKQSCVAVRDNRGDKSLVAFVVPAGPSASPAGFRNHLASKLPRYMVPAQIHLCDSFPLTPNGKIDRRALLTAHAPSAKSGEFIP from the coding sequence CGGACAGCGGTGCCCTATCCCCGGGACAGCAACGTGGTGGAGCGCTTCGAATTCTGGGCGGACCTCCGCCCGGACGCCTCCGCCGTCCGCCAGGGCGAACGCACGCTCAGCTACCGCCGACTGAACCACCTTGCGAACGGGCTGGCCCTGGATCTGGCGACACAGGGCGTCCGCGAAGGCACGACCGTGGCGGTGTGCGTAGCCCGGTCGCCGGAGATGCTCGTGGCGCTGCTGGGTGTCCTCAAGTGTGGCGGAACCTACGTTCCCGTGGACATCCAGTGGCCGGACGAGCGACTGCACGCCGTGCTCGACGATGCCAACTGCGAGCTGTTGCTCAGCGATCAGGCCCCTCTGCTGGAGAAGCGGACACAGGACGCTGGCTGCCGTGTCGTGCAGATCGGCGAAGAGACACTGCGCCCGCTCGGCACCAACCCCGTCTGCCCGGCCGGACCGGAGAGCATCGCCTGCATCAACTTCACCTCGGGCTCGACCGGTCGGGCGAAGGGCGTGCCGATCTTCCACCGTGGCATCGTCCGCCTCGTACACAGTGCGAGCTACGGCCCGCTGGACGAGCACAGCCGCGTGCTGCAGGTGACACCGGTGACCTTCGACATCGCGACGTGGGAGATCTGGGGTGCGCTGCTCAATGGCGGGACATCCGTGATGTATCCCGCGGAGCCGATCCAGCTGTCACACCTCGACCGTGTCATCAAGGAGGGCGGCGTCAACATCCTCCTGCTGACGACAGCCCTGTTCAACTCGGTGGTGGACGAAGCCCCGGAGGCGCTGGACACGGTCGCCACCATAACCAGCGGTGGCGAGGCCCATTCGCACCGGCACATGACGAAGGCCCTGGAGAGATACGGGCCGGGCCGCGTGGTCAACCTGTACGGGCCGACCGAATGCACCTGCATCGGGACCTGGTTCCCGGTTGACCAGCCGCCGCGGGAGGGTGTTCCGCTGCCTATCGGACGACCGATCCAGAACACCAGGCTGTATGTGCTCGCCGACGACGCGGGACGCCTGTGCGAGCCGGGAGAGGTTGGTGAGATCTGCTTGGCCGGCGACGGCCTGGCGGCCGGATACCTCGGCCGGCCTGACCTCACACGGGCGGCCTTCGTCCACCGGCGCATCGACGGTACCCGGGAACGCCTCTACCGGACGGGTGACCTGGGCAGCCTCCTGCCCCACGGGGACGTGGTCTTCGAAGGCCGGTTGGACGACCAGGTCAAGATCAATAGTTTCCGGATCGAACTGGGAGAGATCACCCATCATCTGAACAGCCATCCGCTGGTGAAGCAGAGTTGTGTCGCTGTTCGCGACAACCGCGGCGACAAGTCCCTTGTGGCCTTCGTCGTGCCGGCCGGCCCTAGCGCCTCACCGGCCGGCTTCCGCAACCACCTGGCGTCCAAACTGCCGCGCTACATGGTCCCGGCGCAGATCCACCTCTGCGACAGCTTCCCGCTCACGCCCAACGGCAAGATCGATCGCCGCGCCCTGCTCACCGCACATGCCCCGTCAGCGAAATCAGGAGAGTTCATCCCATGA